Proteins encoded within one genomic window of Pseudalkalibacillus sp. SCS-8:
- a CDS encoding sugar ABC transporter permease — protein sequence MKKELSALGFVAPFLVVFSLFIVIPVIVAAYFAFTYFNTIQPPKFIGLKNFVNLITQDNVFMMHVLPNTFQFALIVGVGGYVLAFLLAWMLAQIPKKPRTILTLAIYSPSMTAGVAMSVVWLIFFSGDRAGYLNSFLIQIGFINEPIQWLQSPEHLMTIMILVSLWNSMGVGFLAMLAGVLNVDRELYEAAYIDGMRNRFQEIWYITIPSMKPQMLFGAVMAVVQTFQAGDIAVQLSGSNPTPQYSGQLILTHIADHGFIRFDMGYASAISLVLLIFVYGISRFCWRLFGEKD from the coding sequence CTGAAAAAAGAATTGAGCGCCCTTGGCTTCGTCGCACCCTTCCTGGTTGTCTTTTCCTTATTCATTGTCATTCCAGTCATTGTGGCTGCGTATTTTGCCTTTACCTATTTCAATACAATCCAGCCCCCTAAATTCATCGGGCTGAAAAATTTCGTGAATCTCATTACGCAGGATAACGTGTTCATGATGCACGTGCTGCCGAACACGTTTCAATTTGCTCTGATTGTCGGTGTGGGGGGCTATGTCCTGGCTTTCCTCTTGGCTTGGATGCTTGCGCAAATCCCTAAAAAGCCGAGAACAATCCTCACATTGGCGATCTATTCACCTTCCATGACGGCGGGGGTAGCCATGTCTGTCGTCTGGCTGATTTTCTTTAGTGGGGATCGAGCGGGTTATTTGAATAGCTTCCTCATACAGATCGGATTCATCAATGAACCGATTCAGTGGCTTCAATCGCCGGAGCATCTGATGACGATCATGATTCTTGTATCCCTATGGAACAGTATGGGGGTTGGTTTCTTGGCCATGCTCGCCGGAGTATTGAATGTCGATCGGGAGCTTTATGAAGCTGCTTATATTGATGGGATGAGGAACCGGTTCCAGGAGATCTGGTATATCACGATTCCATCGATGAAGCCGCAAATGCTGTTCGGAGCCGTCATGGCAGTCGTTCAGACCTTTCAGGCGGGAGATATCGCCGTTCAGCTTTCAGGGTCAAATCCTACCCCTCAATACTCAGGTCAGTTGATCCTGACACACATCGCTGATCATGGCTTCATCCGGTTCGATATGGGTTATGCCTCAGCGATCTCACTCGTACTGCTCATCTTTGTTTATGGTATTTCAAGATTTTGCTGGCGTTTGTTCGGAGAGAAGGATTGA
- a CDS encoding extracellular solute-binding protein, which translates to MGNHKVTIRLFVLTVLLVGTLLHAYTPISFANTEEEDSDTEELLDDLFNDDDEEDEEKSEEDKQNEKGKPKKEKKQQRIIEANYKDMLEQWEEEGLSSTNGYQKIIQPVDVAESNEDVNLTNHEDYDGKVIRWEEGTEEIQVTVSVPKEGLYEVAVDYYALPGKIIPIERGIKVNGEFQYYEARRIVLPRLWKDEVETFEQDKLGNEVFPKQDEIHKWQQRSFMDASYLYDRPLQFHLEKGENTITLLNIREPMLMGNILVKSPAQLPTYKEYLANYENGQKVKELLEIEAEHPYYKSDSSIRALPNGEPNVTPNRGNKLSLNAFGGDTWQEGGESVTWKINVEETGFYQLGFKYNQFYNINVPVYRTVKIDGEIPFNSLLRYPFDYTSEWKNETLSDSKGNPYQFFLTKGEHELTLIANPSPYQPVISTIKDVMREVNELSLEIQMATGKSKDAYRDWDIEQQIPDIVPRLKKLAKELQEKYDYLKKLSDKKPDQARNLLISANQLKDIAEEPGEIPVRFDELSQSSGSVTQKLGDLLLMLPNQPLQFDKFYVYAGKDLPDAKASFLQRMNSMALNFFSSFTKDYEKVSSRDEDAIEIWVNRPRQYVMLMQKMANEEFTKKTGIKVTLSLMPSEEKLILANASDKSPDLAMGIAQKLPFELAVRDAVADLSEFPDYEEVIERFSPGALLPFIYDEGTYALPETQEFYVLFYRKDILQALDLEVPDTWEDVRKMLPKLQRFGMNFFVPLAGQGGLKEPNVTVPYIYQNGGELFNEDGMSTAIGSEAALKGFKQMTNLFTVYSLPLQVPNFYSHFRQGDIPIGISDFDNYVKITAAAPELQGWWGIAPYPGVKNEEGEVIRWAPGTGKGVTMFKSSDKKEDAWKFIKWWTSMETQSQFGNLIETIYGTEFRWNTSNVEALSQLPWPQEDLEVIKEQWKWLRDIPHIPGDYMLEREISNAWNEVVFEGENERKAIEDAVITTNREMRKKLEEFGFIKNGEVVKELEVPSIEKIQSKGEASETSYEYRTKGPYPNEDES; encoded by the coding sequence ATGGGCAATCATAAAGTGACAATTCGATTATTCGTGCTGACCGTCCTCCTCGTGGGGACTCTACTTCATGCGTATACTCCGATCTCTTTTGCGAATACAGAAGAGGAGGATTCGGATACAGAAGAGCTTTTAGATGACCTGTTCAACGATGATGATGAAGAGGATGAAGAAAAGTCTGAAGAAGATAAACAAAATGAAAAAGGCAAGCCGAAAAAAGAGAAAAAACAGCAACGGATCATTGAAGCCAATTATAAGGATATGCTCGAGCAATGGGAAGAAGAGGGGCTATCCAGTACGAATGGCTATCAAAAAATCATCCAACCTGTCGATGTCGCCGAAAGCAATGAAGATGTGAATCTCACGAATCACGAAGACTACGATGGGAAGGTTATCCGTTGGGAAGAAGGTACAGAAGAAATTCAGGTAACCGTTTCTGTTCCTAAGGAAGGGTTATATGAGGTTGCGGTTGATTATTATGCCTTACCAGGAAAGATCATCCCGATTGAACGTGGAATCAAGGTAAACGGCGAATTCCAGTACTATGAAGCGAGAAGAATCGTCCTACCGAGACTATGGAAAGATGAAGTCGAAACGTTTGAGCAGGATAAATTAGGAAACGAAGTATTCCCGAAGCAAGATGAAATACATAAGTGGCAGCAACGCTCTTTCATGGATGCGAGTTACCTGTACGATCGACCGTTACAGTTTCACCTCGAAAAAGGTGAAAATACAATTACGCTACTGAATATTCGTGAGCCGATGCTGATGGGGAACATCCTTGTAAAATCACCGGCACAACTCCCTACATATAAAGAATATCTAGCAAACTATGAGAATGGACAAAAAGTAAAAGAGCTCTTGGAAATTGAAGCCGAGCATCCTTACTATAAATCAGATTCCTCAATAAGAGCTTTACCGAATGGAGAACCGAATGTTACACCGAACCGCGGGAACAAGCTGTCTCTTAATGCATTTGGAGGAGACACCTGGCAGGAAGGTGGAGAATCTGTCACCTGGAAAATCAACGTAGAGGAGACTGGATTCTATCAATTAGGCTTCAAATACAACCAATTTTACAATATTAACGTTCCGGTATACCGTACGGTCAAAATTGATGGGGAAATACCGTTTAATTCGTTGCTGCGTTACCCGTTCGATTATACATCCGAGTGGAAAAATGAAACCTTATCTGATTCGAAGGGAAATCCTTATCAGTTCTTCCTTACAAAAGGCGAGCACGAACTGACCCTTATTGCGAATCCGTCACCTTACCAGCCTGTCATCAGTACGATTAAAGATGTCATGCGTGAGGTGAATGAGCTTTCCCTAGAAATTCAGATGGCAACAGGAAAATCGAAGGACGCCTATCGGGACTGGGATATTGAACAGCAAATCCCTGATATCGTCCCCCGATTAAAGAAGCTGGCCAAGGAACTGCAAGAAAAATATGACTACCTGAAGAAACTAAGCGATAAGAAACCCGATCAAGCGAGAAATCTCTTGATTAGCGCAAATCAACTGAAGGATATTGCGGAAGAACCTGGAGAAATACCAGTTCGGTTCGATGAGCTGTCACAAAGCTCAGGATCCGTTACGCAAAAGCTCGGTGATCTTCTGTTAATGTTGCCAAACCAACCGTTACAATTTGATAAATTCTATGTTTATGCTGGCAAGGATCTGCCGGATGCCAAAGCGAGCTTCTTACAGAGAATGAATTCAATGGCACTGAACTTCTTTTCCTCGTTCACCAAAGATTATGAAAAGGTCAGTTCGAGAGACGAGGATGCAATTGAAATTTGGGTGAACAGACCAAGGCAGTATGTCATGTTGATGCAAAAAATGGCCAATGAAGAATTCACTAAAAAGACGGGCATTAAAGTCACATTAAGCTTGATGCCATCTGAAGAGAAACTGATCCTGGCGAATGCATCCGATAAATCTCCTGATCTTGCTATGGGAATCGCACAAAAGCTTCCGTTTGAACTGGCAGTCAGGGATGCGGTCGCAGATTTAAGTGAGTTCCCGGATTATGAGGAGGTCATCGAGCGATTTTCTCCTGGCGCCCTTCTACCATTCATCTATGATGAAGGAACCTATGCATTGCCAGAAACTCAAGAATTTTACGTCCTGTTCTACCGAAAAGATATTTTACAGGCCCTTGATCTTGAAGTGCCCGACACTTGGGAAGATGTACGAAAGATGCTTCCGAAGCTTCAACGGTTCGGAATGAATTTCTTCGTACCGTTAGCTGGTCAAGGTGGATTGAAGGAACCGAATGTCACCGTTCCTTATATCTATCAAAATGGCGGAGAGCTCTTCAACGAAGATGGAATGAGTACGGCTATCGGCAGTGAGGCAGCCTTGAAAGGGTTCAAGCAGATGACGAACCTGTTCACGGTTTATAGTCTGCCGCTGCAAGTGCCGAATTTCTACAGTCATTTCCGACAAGGAGATATTCCGATCGGGATTTCCGATTTCGATAATTATGTAAAAATCACAGCTGCTGCACCAGAGCTTCAAGGTTGGTGGGGCATTGCACCTTACCCAGGGGTGAAAAACGAAGAAGGCGAAGTCATCCGTTGGGCACCTGGAACCGGTAAAGGTGTCACGATGTTCAAAAGCAGTGATAAGAAGGAAGATGCGTGGAAGTTCATCAAATGGTGGACGAGTATGGAAACTCAATCTCAGTTCGGTAACTTGATTGAAACGATCTATGGTACCGAATTCAGATGGAATACTTCCAACGTTGAAGCGCTCAGTCAGCTTCCATGGCCACAGGAGGATCTTGAGGTCATCAAGGAACAATGGAAGTGGTTGAGAGACATTCCGCACATTCCAGGGGATTATATGCTGGAACGGGAAATCAGCAATGCTTGGAACGAAGTCGTGTTTGAAGGTGAAAATGAACGGAAAGCGATTGAAGATGCTGTCATAACGACCAACCGTGAGATGAGAAAGAAGCTTGAAGAATTCGGATTCATCAAGAACGGTGAAGTCGTAAAAGAACTTGAAGTTCCGTCAATCGAAAAAATACAGTCGAAGGGGGAGGCCAGTGAAACCAGTTACGAGTACAGAACAAAAGGTCCATATCCAAACGAAGACGAGTCGTAA
- a CDS encoding ABC transporter substrate-binding protein — MREKKLFTFILVALLSFALMIAGCSNSKETSSEEKDKPKENKPSENSGETVTITYGTWQSDEEVEKIIKAFEETHPNIKVKKDKAVTWPWNEKLSAAAAAGKLPDVFWTFGVPTAVTNGWLEDLTPYLEADEEYDPKNTFGSILETAQYEGRQYAMPHSMHAIVMLVNTDLFEKENVPVPDSSWTLDDLRKTAVKMTNFNEHQFGFENPRAYREALPSQFDTSLEWGTWDGEQYNFSSAAYVDAQNYINTLWQEDKVSPFYYEQKDRDKWYGKDKHPWNLGKVAMKYDGTWGLIGNTENNKFNWSVLPVPGMEDNRVPLVADYMGISKSSEHKEAAYEFMKWLTFSKEGWLARKDAGVPVAQSIPIVNDKEIWETYLGDENVPEGMKEIIKGIPNGTVDPLKFHPGYTEVLDMLGPMNEKFDKGEAKPSDVGAELDEKANEAYQNAVQKLEEVIGEE, encoded by the coding sequence TTGAGAGAAAAGAAGTTATTTACATTTATACTTGTTGCGCTGCTAAGCTTTGCTCTAATGATTGCAGGATGTTCGAACAGCAAAGAAACATCCTCAGAAGAAAAGGACAAGCCGAAGGAAAATAAACCATCCGAAAACTCTGGTGAGACTGTGACGATTACATATGGAACATGGCAAAGTGATGAAGAAGTCGAAAAGATCATAAAAGCATTTGAGGAAACACATCCGAATATCAAGGTTAAAAAAGACAAAGCGGTTACTTGGCCATGGAATGAAAAGCTTTCCGCAGCAGCAGCAGCTGGAAAATTACCAGATGTCTTCTGGACATTCGGTGTTCCGACAGCCGTGACGAATGGATGGCTCGAGGACCTGACACCGTATTTGGAAGCGGATGAGGAGTACGATCCTAAAAATACATTCGGTAGTATTCTTGAAACAGCTCAGTATGAAGGCCGTCAATATGCGATGCCGCATTCTATGCACGCAATCGTAATGCTCGTCAACACGGACCTCTTTGAAAAGGAAAATGTTCCAGTACCGGATAGCAGTTGGACATTGGATGATTTAAGAAAAACAGCTGTAAAGATGACGAACTTCAATGAGCACCAATTTGGATTCGAAAATCCACGTGCTTATCGTGAGGCACTTCCGTCCCAATTCGACACCTCCCTTGAGTGGGGAACGTGGGATGGCGAGCAGTACAATTTCAGTTCAGCGGCATACGTTGATGCTCAAAATTACATCAATACACTTTGGCAAGAAGATAAAGTTAGTCCGTTCTATTATGAACAGAAAGATCGTGATAAGTGGTACGGCAAGGATAAGCATCCTTGGAACCTAGGTAAAGTAGCAATGAAGTATGATGGCACATGGGGATTGATTGGTAACACGGAAAACAACAAATTCAACTGGTCCGTTCTACCGGTTCCTGGAATGGAAGACAACCGAGTCCCACTTGTAGCTGATTATATGGGGATTTCCAAAAGCTCAGAGCATAAAGAAGCTGCCTATGAGTTCATGAAGTGGTTGACGTTCTCTAAAGAAGGCTGGTTGGCTAGGAAGGACGCTGGTGTTCCAGTTGCACAAAGTATTCCGATTGTAAACGATAAAGAAATCTGGGAGACGTATTTGGGTGATGAAAATGTACCTGAAGGAATGAAGGAAATCATTAAAGGGATTCCGAACGGCACAGTCGATCCACTCAAGTTCCACCCAGGGTATACAGAAGTATTGGATATGCTAGGTCCGATGAATGAGAAATTTGACAAAGGTGAAGCGAAGCCAAGTGATGTCGGTGCAGAGTTAGATGAGAAGGCAAATGAAGCTTATCAAAACGCAGTTCAGAAATTGGAAGAAGTTATCGGCGAAGAGTAG